In Geminocystis sp. NIES-3708, a single window of DNA contains:
- the grrM gene encoding cyclophane-forming radical SAM/SPASM peptide maturase GrrM/OscB, which produces MAITKNKLSINLQESSQFGPISLVVIQPNSFCNLNCDYCYLPDRHLQNRLSLDLIDPIFKSIFTSPFFKDNFTVCWHAGEPLTMPISFYKSAFQLINEAEQKYNKTDFGFNHSYQTNGTLINQGWCDFWQENPVHIGVSIDGPAFLHDAHRKNRKGGNSHDLTMRGIRYLQKNNIPYNTISVITEESLNYPDEMFNFFLENEIYDIAFNMEETEGVNELTSLHGKEIESRYIKFIERFWQLVTESKLPFIVREFEVLISLIYSGNRLKNTDMNKPFVIVNYDYLGNFSTFDPELLSVKTEKYGDFIFGNVLTDTLEYICETNKFKAIYNDINEGVKLCSNNCSYFGICGGGAGSNKYWENGNFASMETQACRYRIKILTDVLVNAIEKSLLIS; this is translated from the coding sequence ATGGCGATCACAAAAAACAAACTTTCAATTAACTTACAAGAATCCTCTCAATTTGGACCTATTTCTTTAGTGGTTATTCAACCAAATTCATTCTGTAATTTAAACTGTGATTATTGTTATTTACCTGATCGCCATTTACAAAATCGTTTATCTTTAGACTTAATTGATCCTATTTTTAAAAGTATTTTTACCAGTCCTTTTTTTAAAGATAATTTTACAGTTTGTTGGCACGCAGGTGAACCTTTAACCATGCCTATTTCTTTTTATAAATCTGCGTTTCAACTAATCAATGAAGCGGAACAAAAATATAATAAAACTGACTTTGGTTTTAATCATTCTTACCAAACTAATGGTACATTAATAAATCAAGGATGGTGTGATTTTTGGCAAGAAAATCCTGTGCATATTGGCGTAAGTATTGATGGTCCAGCATTTTTACATGATGCCCATAGAAAAAATCGCAAAGGTGGTAATTCCCATGATTTAACCATGCGAGGAATTCGTTATTTACAAAAAAATAATATCCCTTATAATACTATTTCTGTGATCACCGAAGAATCATTAAATTATCCTGATGAAATGTTTAATTTTTTCCTTGAAAATGAGATTTATGACATCGCTTTCAATATGGAAGAAACTGAGGGAGTCAATGAATTAACTTCTCTTCATGGCAAAGAAATTGAGTCTCGTTATATCAAATTTATTGAGCGTTTTTGGCAATTAGTAACAGAAAGTAAATTACCTTTTATAGTCAGAGAATTTGAGGTATTAATTAGCTTAATTTATAGCGGCAATAGACTAAAAAATACCGACATGAATAAACCTTTTGTTATTGTTAATTATGATTATTTAGGAAATTTCTCTACATTTGATCCTGAATTATTATCAGTAAAAACAGAAAAATATGGAGACTTTATTTTCGGCAATGTTTTAACAGATACTCTTGAATATATTTGTGAAACCAATAAATTTAAAGCTATTTATAATGATATTAATGAAGGAGTAAAATTATGTTCAAACAACTGTAGTTATTTCGGTATTTGTGGTGGTGGTGCAGGTAGTAATAAGTATTGGGAAAATGGTAATTTTGCTTCCATGGAAACTCAAGCCTGTCGTTATCGCATTAAGATTTTAACAGATGTTTTAGTTAATGCTATAGAAAAATCTCTTTTGATTTCTTAA
- a CDS encoding PD-(D/E)XK nuclease superfamily protein has translation MSGSRANKSGRTAESILQHTLKLQGFSVQSQYKIGHNIYGGMLKIDLFVKDTLNFPDGLAIESKWQDVNGSADEKLPYLVQNIRECYPCPTIVVLQGGGIRQGAIQWIKSQIDDKLIGVYSLEEFISWAMRHLK, from the coding sequence ATGTCAGGAAGTAGAGCTAATAAATCAGGGAGAACTGCTGAAAGTATTTTACAGCATACATTAAAATTGCAGGGTTTTAGTGTTCAATCTCAATATAAAATAGGTCACAATATCTATGGCGGTATGTTAAAAATAGATCTTTTTGTTAAAGATACTCTTAATTTTCCCGATGGATTAGCCATTGAATCAAAATGGCAAGACGTAAATGGTAGTGCAGATGAAAAACTACCTTACTTGGTTCAAAATATTCGTGAATGTTATCCTTGCCCGACAATTGTTGTTTTACAAGGTGGTGGGATTCGTCAAGGTGCAATTCAATGGATTAAATCTCAAATTGATGACAAATTAATAGGTGTATATTCTCTTGAAGAGTTCATCTCTTGGGCAATGCGTCATCTCAAATAA
- a CDS encoding type II toxin-antitoxin system Phd/YefM family antitoxin — protein MSKNFKVVPISELRIKLTKIKRQVQLGHQRIVITSYGEVVGFLLPLKDLEPENGIPIENYIEMPLTKFREQLTEAGELVGQNIDCIYLTFHTRKIIAFLSSRLTSYLTIPLMEFDYLKSDEQFFVLAKSK, from the coding sequence GTGAGTAAAAACTTCAAGGTTGTCCCTATATCTGAATTAAGAATAAAATTAACGAAAATCAAAAGACAGGTACAGTTAGGACATCAACGTATCGTTATTACTTCCTATGGTGAAGTAGTGGGCTTTCTATTACCACTCAAAGATTTAGAGCCTGAAAATGGTATTCCCATTGAGAATTATATAGAAATGCCTTTAACCAAATTTAGAGAACAATTAACTGAAGCCGGAGAGTTAGTAGGGCAAAATATTGATTGTATCTATTTAACCTTTCATACAAGAAAAATTATTGCATTTCTTAGCAGTCGTTTAACTAGCTATTTGACAATTCCTTTAATGGAATTTGATTACCTAAAATCTGATGAACAGTTTTTTGTATTAGCTAAATCTAAATAG
- a CDS encoding sel1 repeat family protein — protein MKRKISILKPLAEEGNQELQCILSNIYHLGLGVNHNIQQAIKWCQKSPKQGYLIAENNLKTIYLIEKIDKEVLAGNF, from the coding sequence TTGAAGAGAAAAATATCAATATTAAAGCCATTAGCAGAAGAAGGAAATCAAGAATTACAATGTATTTTAAGTAATATTTATCATTTAGGTTTAGGAGTAAATCATAATATTCAACAAGCAATTAAATGGTGTCAAAAATCTCCAAAACAAGGTTATTTGATAGCTGAAAATAATTTGAAAACAATTTACTTAATAGAGAAAATAGACAAAGAAGTCTTAGCTGGTAATTTCTAA